GTTGTTGGATTGAAATATGTATTCGTCACCAATACGtactattgaaaaataaataaattaaatactctCCAAAAAAAGTGATCAGAAaggttttatagttaaaaaaatattgtaacaaTGATCAGATTTTTGCTACTAAAGACGGTTATTTAAATCAAAGATTAAACGGATTTTAAATGTGAAATACCCTTGAAAAATAATCACAGAAAGTACATACTATGTCTGCATGtattcacatttaaaaaaaaaaaaaaatgcacttaaatacatttttaattgtatttaaattctgaaatgcaataaaattttgaaaataatttttttacaatcttCAAGCAGTTAAAAATAGAGCACTGTctattttgcttttaatattttcatttttttgatgataattCCATAACTTGTAATATTCAATCAATTACATGCAATATTCAGTGCATTCATTTCATTTCATGTCTCTTAATGtgaatgtttttcaaaaaaaaaaaacttaagttttaagatctcatttaaatttgaaaatcacaacttcttcaaaaaataaaagttcaaattgTCAAATTGAATATCTTAAGATGATCATAATTCACTTAAATTttaccttaaatattttaattttatgatggTTTAAAAcgtatttcatttttcttataaaatacattttgaagCACATTAAGAATAAAATCTACTTACAAACTCCTAACTGTGTAAGCTTAAAACTTGCATCTCTTCTGTAGAGTTCAACATTTGGTTCTtctttatgcaattttacagtaaaatcttGATGTCTGAGAAAGTAGCCTGGGTAATTAGTAGATTCAAATGAAACATAGCCtggataatatttattttcacgAATAACAAAAGAAGCATCGTTCTTGAATAGTTCAGAGCTTAGATCTACTGGATGTAGCTTGAGAATAAAATTCTGATGTCGAAGATATTTGTTTCTTTCTTTTGAAGACTGAAGCGAAATAGAATCTAATCGTCCATTAAGAgctaaaatcaatttaaaaaaagtttttattttattttattaaaagttacttACTTCTATAATctttactaaatatttatatatattataaatacttaaaatttaaatttttaaattaattacctaataattacttaattggcttgatttaaaataaaaaaataatcaaatttaactttcaaacaaaaatctattgattaatttttatatacctTTAACAATGCGAAATTCTTCAACACCATATAAAATAATAGCTGCTGTTTCATCATTTCTCACACCAATTCTATGTTGTGGATAGTTGTTTGATTCTAAGGAGTAGACTCCTCCTAATTGTTGAGGATAGCTGCTTGATTCAAAAGAATCAATAGAAATTTGTgctgtaaaaaagaaaaaaggatgaaaacataaatgaaatatttaaatgttattaaactatatataaatagtaattatatatatttagaaaaatttatttaaaaaaattaaaaatatagggTGAGTAACTTCGATCAACATTCAATAAGTACAATTTATTATTGatggaaaacatttttcataGGATCTTATTTCAATAGATcaagaattttgttttctttaatatgaaataaaaaagagaaaatttatgtaatattaatttcttaaaattaacttaacaaGAAGCTATATTTGaacaaatttatacttttttgaacaaaagttGCTCACCATTATAATTAAtgagaaaacaataaaaaaagagaagaaaaccAATTTACTAATGAAGgctaataaaaagaaagatagatctttttttttttgttatttcacctcctcaagaataagaaggccactacagacaaggaagctacttaattgtggttataaccctctctcaactctataactccgaaacacgaacattgacgaacaaggctgctgcgtgcagaaacaagttgagcgcggtactaccagagaAATGGTGGGGATTGAATTTGGAACCTCTCGCCTATAAAgggagcgctctaccactacaccactaccgcatgatAATGTTTTGAAGTACATAATTGATTACAAAACCACAATCAAGACCATAAAGTAAAAGAATGTGTTCTCTGCCAATCACTTTAAGCTGGTAGAATAAATAGCAATTCCAACAGCTCAATAAATTGCAAGTTTTCCATCATAGCACTCtctaatttactttaattaatttaataattttactaatataGATCGAGAGTCACACCGTTTATATATCTTTGATACATCATACACCATTGATACATTATACACCATTGTTGCACCATTGCACCATGAATGGTGTAATGATGTATTAATCAAattatctttttgatttttgaacaaCAAAGAACGGTAAGTAAAAGCCTGATGCAGTGAAGCAGTTGtttacattataataaaatttttcattattattaagtaaatgAGCATGCATTGTAGCTATTcagcataaaagttttttattggttaCCACAAAAACCACATTAATCCCAGTTCTAAATACGAACAAATATTAATTGATTGATTTTAACTCTATTATATTGATTCTTCTAACTAATAAGACaattgtaaatgaaattttaaggCAATATCGAACTAATTGGTGCGATATAATCTGCTTTGCGTAATGTAACATTATATTTTCATCTCTCTTTAAAGACATACTAAAACAATGATTTAGggttgccatttttaaataggTGCTTTAgtttaaagattttcaaatattgcttaaaaattgaaactataACAGCCTGTGTCAGACCATACTTTAACAGCTGAAACACTAAAGTAAAAATGCCTCtgaaacattaaattaaataaacttttacttcAGTCAGATAGTGTAGATtgtagtatattaaaaaaaggctaacttacttattttgttccaaatcatttatttgtttagggtgttaaatttcaaattttcgaaaaaagttaaaaaaaataagactaaTACTACCATACCATAAGAAGattaattaagataaaatatatagaaaaaagccaaaaaaataaaatcataaattattacattatGTATTATTACCCAATGTATTAAagtaaacattaaaactttaaatcctaaaacataaataaaatacagcAAAACATACCTGCATacaatattcatatatattgaccaaaataaataaaaagttattatttctagTTTTTATCTATCAACATCTgcatttataacataaaaaaaaaattagagaacaAAAAAAGTGCTATTAAAAAGTGGATTATTTCAGATATAGTCTACTTACAAAGTTCTAGTTGCAACGGCATAAAACTTGCATCTTTTCTAAAGAGTTCAACTAGAGGTTCTTCTTTATGCAATTTTATAGTATAATCTTGGTGTCTGAGAAAGTAGCCAGGATAATTTGTGGATTCAAACGAAACGAAACCTGGGAAATAATAACCCTTACGAACAATAAAAGAGGCATCATTTTTGAACAACTCAGAACTGAGATCAACAGGGTGTAACTTGAGAATGAAATTCTGGTGGCGCAAGTACTTCTTCTCGTCTTTAATCGATTGAAAGGAAACAGAATCAGCTCGGCCGTTAAGagctaataaaatcaaaacgcataatcaatatggatttaaattgtatttaaaaaccaaacaaacaaaaaacgtcttataattttgtaaagctGTTTAATTTGATTTCCTGCTCATTCAATTTCAAagttaattcataaaaaaagcaCCTTTAACAACGCGAAATCCATCCTGGCTATTTAAAACAATAGCTGCAGTATCGTCGCTTTTAATTCCAAATTGATAATGCGGGTAGTTGATagattgaaaagaaaaatgctTTAccaaaatagcattaaaaatataggtaaaatatttaaataaaacgaGTGCTATTATGAGACATTTAAAAACTACCGTTTACTaactaaagaaaacaattctAAATTCAACTTACAAACACCCAACTGAACCAGCTTAAAGCTTGCATCTTTTCTGTACAGTTCCACAGATGGCTCTTCCTTGTGCAATTTCACCGTATAGTCTTGATGTCTGAGAAAATAACCTGGGTAATTTGTAGATTCAAATGAAATGTAGCCGGTGTAATATTTATCGTTACGAATGATAAAAGAAGCATCGTTTTTGAAGAGTTCTGAGTTATCTATTGAGTGTAActtgagaataaaattttgatgaCGCAGGTACTTGTTGCTTTCTACTACTGACTGAAGAGAAACAGCATCCTCTTTTCCATtcaatgctaaaaaatatttgtttgtttttttactcaGTTGGACTATAACTTTTCACTTTGTTTTTTACTATCAAAAGAATACTacttagaaaaattttataacatttgaaCGCTTGTTTGTGttcaaatattttctaaaaacactACCTTTGACAATGGACTCTTCAACACCAAACAAAAGTATAGCTGCAGATGAATCATCTCTAACACCAATTCTATATTGTGGGTAGTTGATTGATTCTAACGAAAAAGCTTGACCAATAAAGCTTAACTTCTTTTCTATTTCGACCGAAGTAACCTCTTCAATTCGTGTTGTTATCGATgctttaagcaaatttttaatgcatgttaaaatattgcaaGCACAACTACATAAACAGTATGAAGCATATACACAAcacattttatagttttaattaaaaaactttacagaaattgaaaaataaaagtgcagaAACATTTTTGACTCTCTATTAGCAATTACTGTTTTAAGCATCGAGTTCACGAAATAATCAAACTAAAGTGATAGTTTTACTAGCAAACAAACAAACGAACAAAAACGcagcgtaaaataaaaaaatcattcacaCCTAGATAGATAAGATTAGGTTGATTTacagaatatattaaaaaggaaaaaaaataataataataaaacaaacattagcGAGTAAAAAGTGAACTATTTCACATATAGTCAACTTACAAAGTTCTAGTTGCAACGGCATAAAACTTGCATCTTTTCTAAAGAGTTCAACTAGAGGTTCTTCTTTATGCAATTTTATAGTATAATCTTGGTGTCTGAGAAAGTAGCCAGGATAATTTGTGGATTCAAACGAAACGAAACCTGGGAAATAATAACCCTTACGAACAATAAAAGAGGCATCATTTTTGAACAACTCAGAACTGAGATCAACAGGGTGTAACTTGAGAATGAAATTCTGGTGGCGCAAGTACTTCTTCTCGTCTTTAATCGATTGAAAGGAAACAGAATCAGCTCGGCCGTTAagagctaataaaaataaaatcaaaacgcataatcaatatggatttaaattgtatttaaaaaccaaacaaacaaaaaacgtcttataattttgtaaagctGTTTAATTTGATTTCCTGCTCATTCAATTTCAAagttaattcataaaaaaagcaCCTTTAACAACGCGGATCATCTGCTCTTACCGCTCATAATAGCTGGCAAAATCGTCGCTTTTAATGCCAATTTGATATTGCGGGTAGTTGATAGATTGAAACGAAAATTGCTTTCCAATAAGAGCTTTCAAAATAGAggtaaaatattgaaataaatcgAGTGCTATTATGAGACATTTAAAAACTACCGTTTACTaactaaagaaaacaattctAAATTCAACTTACAAACACCCAACTGAACCAGCTTAAAGCTTGCATCTTTTCTGTACAGTTCCACAGATGGCTCTTCCTTGTGCAATTTCACCGTATAGTCTTGATGTCTGAGAAAATAACCTGGGTAATTTGTAGATTCAAATGAAATGTAGCCGGTGTAATATTTATCGTTACGAATGATAAAAGAAGCATCGTTTTTGAAGAGTTCTGAGTTATCTATTGAGTGTAActtgagaataaaattttgatgaCGCAGGTACTTGTTGCTTTCTACTACTGACTGAAGAGAAACAGCATCCTCTTTTCCATtcaatgctaaaaaatatttgtttgtttttttactcaGTTGGACTATAACTTTTCACTTTGTTTTTTACTATCAAAAGAATACTacttagaaaaattttataacatttgaaCGCTTGTTTGTGttcaaatattttctaaaacatctaCCTTTGACAATGCGGAACTCTTCAACACCAAACAAAAGTATAGCTGCAGATGAATCATCTCTAACACCAATTCTATATTGTGGGTAGTTGATTGATTCTAACGAAAAAGCTTGACCAATAAAGCTTAACTTCTTTTCTATTTCCACCCGAGTAACCTCTTCAATTCGTGTTGTTATCGATgctttaagcaaatttttaatgcatgttaaaatattgcaaGCACAACTACATAAACAGTATGAAGCATATACACAAcacattttatagttttaattaaaaaactttacagaaattgaaaaataaaagtgcagaAACATTTTTGACTCTCTATTAGCAATTACTGTTTTAAGCATCGAGTTCACGAAATAATCAAACTAAAGTGATAGTTTTACTAGCAAACAAACAAACGAACAAAAACGcagcgtaaaataaaaaaatcattcacaCCTAGATAGATAAGATTAGGTTGATTTacagaatatattaaaaaggaaaaaaaataataataataaaacaaacattagcGAGTAAAAAGTGAACTATTTCACATATAGTCAACTTACAAAGTTCTAGTTGCAACGGCATAAAACTTGCATCTTTTCTAAAGAGTTCAACTAGAGGTTCTTCTTTATGCAATTTTATAGTATAATCTTGGTGTCTGAGAAAGTAGCCAGGATAATTTGTGGATTCAAACGAAACGAAACCTGGGAAATAATAACCCTTACGAACAATAAAAGAGGCATCATTTTTGAACAACTCAGAACTGAGATCAACAGGGTGTAACTTGAGAATGAAATTCTGGTGGCGCAAGTACTTCTTCTCGTCTTTAATCGATTGAAAGGAAACAGAATCAGCTCGGCCGTTAAGagctaataaaatcaaaacgcataatcaatatggatttaaattgtatttaaaaaccaaacaaacaaaaaacgtcttataattttgtaaagctGTTTAATTTGATTTCCTGCTCATTCAATTTCAAagttaattcataaaaaaagcaCCTTTAACAACGCGAAATCCATCCTGGCTATTTAAAACAATAGCTGCAGTATCGTCGCTTTTAATGCCAATTTGATATTGCGGGTAGTTGATAGATTGAAACGAAAATTGCTTTCCAATAAGAGCTTTCAAAATAGAggtaaaatattgaaataaatcgAGTGCTATTATGAGACATTTAAAAACTACCGTTTACTAACTAAGAAAACAATTCTAAATTCAACTTACAAACACCCAACTGAACCAGCTTAAAGCTTGCATCTTTTCTGTACAGTTCCACAGATGGCTCTTCCTTGTGCAATTTCACCGTATAGTCTTGATGTCTGAGAAAATAACCTGGGTAATTTGTAGATTCAAATGAAATGTAGCCGGTGTAATATTTATCGTTACGAATGATAAAAGAAGCATCGTTTTTGAAGAGTTCTGAGTTATCTATTGAGTGTAActtgagaataaaattttgatgaCGCAGGTACTTGTTGCTTTCTACTACTGACTGAGAGAAACAGCATCCTCTTTTCCATtcaatgctaaaaaatatttgtttgtttttttactcaGTTGGACTATAACTTTTCACTTTGTTTTTTACTATCAAAAGAATACTacttagaaaaattttataacatttgaaCGCTTGTTTGTGttcaaatattttctaaaacatctaCCTTTGACAATGCGGAACTCTTCAACACCAAACAAAAGTATAGCTGCAGATGAATCATCTCTAACACCAATTCTATATTGTGGGTAGTTGATTGATTCTAACGAAAAAGCTTGACCAATAAAGCTTAACTTCTTTTCTATTTCGACCGAAGTAACCTCTTCAATTCGTGTTGTTATCGATgctttaagcaaatttttaatgcatgttaaaatattgcaaGCACAACTACATAAACCAGTATGAAGCATATACACAAcacattttatagttttaattaaaaaactttacagaaattgaaaaaaataaaaagtgcagaaacattttttgactCTCTATTAGCAAATTACTGTTTTTAAGCATCGAGTTCACGAAATAATCAAACTAAAGTGATAGTTTTACTAGCAAACAAACAAACGAACAAAAACGcagcgtaaaataaaaaaatcattcacaCCTAGATAGATAAGATTAGGTTGATTTacagaatatattaaaaaggaaaaaaaaataataataataaaacaaacattagcGAGTAAAAAGTGAACTATTTCACATATAGTCAACTTACAAAGTTCTAGTTGCAACGGCATAAAACTTGCATCTTTTCTAAAGAGTTCAACTAGAGGTTCTTCTTTATGCAATTTTATAGTATAATCTTGGTGTCTGAGAAAGTAGCCAGGATAATTTGTGGATTCAAACGAAACGAAACCTGGGA
This portion of the Hydra vulgaris chromosome 13, alternate assembly HydraT2T_AEP genome encodes:
- the LOC136089701 gene encoding uncharacterized protein LOC136089701, yielding MIRVVKALNGRADSVSFQSIKDEKKYLRHQNFILKLHPVDLSSELFKNDASFIVRKGYYFPGFVSFESTNYPGYFLRHQDYTIKLHKEEPLVELFRKDASFMPLQLELSSITTRIEEVTSVEIEKKLSFIGQAFSLESINYPQYRIGVRDDSSAAILLFGVEESIVKALNGKEDAVSLQSVVESNKYLRHQNFILKLHSIDNSELFKNDASFIIRNDKYYTGYISFESTNYPGYFLRHQDYTVKLHKEEPSVELYRKDASFKLVQLGVCKLNLELFSLHFSFQSINYPHYQFGIKSDDTAAIVLNSQDGFRVVKALNGRADSVSFQSIKDEKKYLRHQNFILKLHPVDLSSELFKNDASFIVRKGYYFPGFVSFESTNYPGYFLRHQDYTIKLHKEEPLVELFRKDASFMPLQLELSQISIDSFESSSYPQQLGGVYSLESNNYPQHRIGVRNDETAAIILYGVEEFRIVKALNGRLDSISLQSSKERNKYLRHQNFILKLHPVDLSSELFKNDASFVIRENKYYPGYVSFESTNYPGYFLRHQDFTVKLHKEEPNVELYRRDASFKLTQLGVLRIGDEYIFQSNNYPKYRIGIKDDDTAAILANSLDEFRVVKALNGRGDSVSLQAIKESTKYLRHRNFILKLDVLDLDSELFKNDASFIIRDNYYYPGFVSIESTNYPGYFLRHQDYTIKLHKEEPFVELYRRDASFKLVQSDLCN
- the LOC136089702 gene encoding uncharacterized protein LOC136089702, translated to MDFALLKLLTDEIILFPFNRLKDEKKYLRHQNFILKLHPVDLSSELFKNDASFIVRKGYYFPGFVSFESTNYPGYFLRHQDYTIKLHKEEPLVELFRKDASFMPLQLELCVNDFFILRCVFVRLFVCYCACNILTCIKNLLKASITTRIEEVTSVEIEKKLSFIGQAFSLESINYPQYRIGVRDDSSAAILLFGVEDIEWKRGCCFSQSVVESNKYLRHQNFILKLHSIDNSELFKNDASFIIRNDKYYTGYISFESTNYPGYFLRHQDYTVKLHKEEPSVELYRKDASFKLVQLGVSLIGKQFSFQSINYPQYQIGIKSDDTAAIVLNSQDGFRVVKALNGRADSVSFQSIKDEKKYLRHQNFILKLHPVDLSSELFKNDASFIVRKGYYFPGFVSFESTNYPGYFLRHQDYTIKLHKEEPLVELFRKDASFMPLQLELSSITTRIEEVTRVEIEKKLSFIGQAFSLESINYPQYRIGVRDDSSAAILLFGVEEFRIVKALNGKEDAVSLQSVVESNKYLRHQNFILKLHSIDNSELFKNDASFIIRNDKYYTGYISFESTNYPGYFLRHQDYTVKLHKEEPSVELYRKDASFKLVQLGVSLIGKQFSFQSINYPQYQIGIKSDDFASYYER